A genomic region of Thermoanaerobaculia bacterium contains the following coding sequences:
- a CDS encoding RsmD family RNA methyltransferase, translating to MTGALRVIGGAWKSRRLAVAPGSRPTSGRAREALFDIFGERVRGWRVLELYAGSAAVALEALSRGAGSAAVVDRHPAAAEANARTLGAPLEVIGGDAPAAVRRLAAAGRQFDLVFLDPPYGSPSISPAEVAAVAAEDGAIVWQTDAGEEPSPPPGWGTERVARYGRNVFTFLRREPRPFRRE from the coding sequence GTGACCGGCGCGCTCCGGGTCATCGGAGGCGCCTGGAAGAGCCGGCGTCTCGCGGTCGCGCCCGGGTCCCGGCCGACCTCCGGGCGGGCGCGGGAAGCCCTTTTCGACATTTTCGGGGAACGGGTGCGGGGATGGCGCGTTCTCGAGCTCTACGCGGGATCGGCGGCCGTCGCCCTCGAGGCGCTCTCGCGGGGAGCGGGGTCCGCCGCCGTCGTGGATCGCCATCCCGCCGCGGCCGAAGCGAATGCCCGGACGCTCGGGGCGCCTCTCGAGGTGATCGGCGGCGACGCGCCCGCCGCCGTTCGACGCCTGGCGGCGGCCGGCCGGCAGTTCGATCTGGTCTTCCTGGATCCGCCCTACGGCTCTCCCTCGATTTCGCCCGCCGAAGTCGCGGCCGTCGCCGCCGAGGACGGCGCGATCGTCTGGCAGACGGACGCCGGCGAGGAGCCTTCGCCGCCTCCGGGGTGGGGAACGGAACGGGTCGCGCGATACGGACGGAACGTCTTCACGTTTCTCCGGCGCGAACCGCGGCCGTTCCGGCGCGAATGA